CGCGATCACCGCGTCCGCGACGGCGTTAGGCGCCTCACGCAGCGGAAAATGCCCCGCGCCGTCGATCACCACGCGCCTATAACCCGCCGTGAAATGTTCTTCCAGTCCTTCCGAACTTGCCGGTTCGTCGCATGAATCCGCGCCGCCCTGGATCATGAGCGCAGGCACATCGATGCGATCAACGGTCGCGAGCCGCGCGTAGAGGTCCGCGAGCGCCGGATCGGACGGCTGGTCGCCGCGCCAGCGCCGGCGATAAGCGTTGAGCGTGATCGGCACCCAGTCGGGATTATCGAAGGCGCGCGCGGTGGTTGCGAACTCGGCTTCGTCGAACCAGCCGGGCGGCGACCATGTGTCCCACTGAATGCGCGCGAAACCTTTGGGATCGGCAGCGACGGCGTCCGGGCCGCCATCGAGCGACATGAACCACTGGTACCAGAAGCGCCGCGCCTGCGAAAAATCGGGCAGTTCGAACGCGCCGCGCGGCTGATACGCCAGCGCGAGCGCGGCCATGCGGCGCACGCGCTCGGGAAACAGTGTGGCGATCGTGTACGCGGCGCGCGCGCCCCAGTCGTGGCCGACGACATCGAACTTTGCGATGCCCAGCGCATCCGCGAGATCGACAGCATCGTTCGCCAGCGCGACGCCCGAGCCGTCGCGCACGGTGTCGGCGGAGAGAAAGCGCGTGCCGCCCGCGCCGCGCAGTTCGGGCACGACAGTGCGATAGCCCGCCGCGTTGAGCCGCGCGGCCACTGCGTTCCACGCGCGCGCGGCGTCGGGCCAGCCGTGCAGCAGGATCACGACGGGACCGTCAGCGGGACCGGCATCGGCGTAGGCGATATCGAGCGTCGGCGTGCGCGCATGGCGTCCGAAGTCGAGCATGGCGGGCTCCTCGAAAAGAGAAAAGTCATTCTAGCGAGCATGCAAGACACGCGCTCGGCATGGCGATCGATGAAATAATCGCCGTTCCACTCGCGTTACACGGACTCACAGGAGACACGCATGACCCGCAATGCATACCGCATCGCCGTGATTCCCGGCGACGGCATCGGCCGTGAAGTGATGCCCGAAGCCTTGCGCGCGCTCGATGCCGTCAGCAAGCGCTTCGGCATCGCGCTCGAATACACGCATATCGAATGGGCGAGTTGCGACTACTACGCAAAGCACGGCCAGATGATGCCCGACGACTGGAAAGCGCAACTACAGAACGCCGACGCGATTCTGTTCGGCGCGGTCGGCTGGCCGCAGACAGTGCCCGATCATATTTCGCTGTGGGGCTCGCTGCTCAAGTTCCGCCGCGAGTTCGATCAATACATCAACCTGCGGCCCGCGCGTCTTTTCGACGGCGTGCCTTCGCCTCTGGCCAATCGCCGCGCGGGCGACATCGACTTCATGATCGTGCGCGAGAACACTGAAGGCGAGTACTCGTCGGTCGGCGGCGTGATGTTCGAAGGCACCGAGCGCGAGTTCGTGTCGCAGACGTCGATCTTCACGCGTCACGGCGCGGAACGCGTGCTGAAGTTCGCGTTCGATCTCGCGCAGCGCCGCAAGAAAACGCTCACCGTCGCGACCAAGAGCAATGGCATTTCGATCAGCATGCCGTGGTGGGACGCGCGTGCCGCGGAAATCGCGCAGCAGTATCCGGATATCGAATGGGACAAGCAGCACATCGACATTCTGTGCGCGCGTTTCGTGCTCAATCCGGATCGCTTCGATGTGGTCGTCGCGACCAATTTGTTCGGCGACATTCTGTCGGACCTCGGCCCCGCATGCACGGGCACGATCGGCATCGCGCCGTCGGCGAACATGAATCCGGAGCGCAACTTCCCGTCGCTGTTCGAGCCGGTGCATGGCTCGGCGCCGGATATCGCGGGAAAAGGCATCGCCAATCCGATCGCGATGATCTGGTCCGCCGCGATGATGCTCGACTTCTTAGGCGAACGCGCCGCGCACGATGCGATGCTTGCCGCCATCGAAAGCGTGCTGAAGGAAGGCCCGCATACCGGCGATCTGGGCGGCCGCGCGAACACCGCCGAAGTGGGCGAAGCGATCGCACGACGCCTCGCCTGAGGTTTTATGCGCCGATCAGCACGCCGCTTCTGATCGGCGTTTCGCCCGTCACGCGGCCCATCGGCGCGCCAGCGTAGACGAAGCGAATCGCGCGGCGCATGTAGAACACGCCGTCGTTGCTCGTGGTGACGGTCGTGACCGCGTCGGTCAGCGGATCGACGATATCGAACACCGCGTCGCCCGCTTTCAGCCGCGCGCCCACCTTCGCCCGATACACGACGATCCCGCTCACCGGCGCCGTCAGTTGCTGGCTGCCCGCGAGCGGCGTGGCGGGCTGCGCGAGCGGCGGCGCGTCCTGCGCGTTGCCGTCGATCACACCGCGCGCAATCAGATATTCGACGATGGCATCGGCATCGTGCGCGGCCGTGTCGTAATCGACGTCGCGCTGGCCGCGATGCTCGATCGTCGCCGCAATGTTCGGCGCGCCGAGCGGAATGCCGTCGCCGAGACGCCCGCGCACTTCGTTCCACAGAAGCGCGTGCACTTCGTCGAAGGACTGGCCGCCGGAATCGCTTGCAAGCAGCACGCCGTTCGCGTGGAGATGGCGCGCAAGCGGCTCGATCGCGGGCCAGCTCGCGGGGCTGGTGTAGATGTGCATCGTCGCTTCGAGCGAGCAGTGCAGATCGAGCACGACATCCGCTGCCGACGCGAGCGTGAGCAACGTCAGCCGCAGCGATTCGAACTCGTTCTTCGCGGTCGTTTCGCCGAGCAGTTCGACGAGCGCGGCACGCAACACGCGCGCGTTGTGCGCGGCATCGGCGGATGAGAAGCGCCCGCCCGCGCGCTCGATCAGCGCGGCGGCCGACGGCAGCGGAAAGTTGCGGTTGAAGTTGTGTCCGCTGTTCGCCTCGAAGCGGCCGAGAAACTGACCGAGCACATGCTGCGACAAACCGATCGGATTCGCCACCGGCACGAGCACGACTTCGCCGCGCATGCGGCCTTCGGCTTCGAGCGCGGCCAGGCGCTGTTTGAGCGTCCACGCGGTGAGCATCGCGGGGGTTTCGTCGGCGTGCAGCGACGCCTGCACGTAGACCTTTTCGCGCCCGGCGTGTGCGTTGCCTGCGTTGCCGAAATGAAAGCTGACAAGCTCGCGCGAAGTGCCGAGCGTTGTCGAGACGAGTGAATGGCGTTGGGTCAGCATCGATGATTCCTCACTCGCCGTAGACGTCGAAATCGAAATACTTGCGCGCGATCTTCTGATACGTGCCGTCCGCGCGCATGTCCTTCACGGCCTTGTCCACTTTGGATTTGAGCTGCGTGTCGTCCTGCCGCAAGCCCATGCCGACGCCGTGATCGCCCATCGAAAGCGGCTCGCCGACGAACGCGAAGCCCGTGCCGCGCGAGGTCTTCAGAAAGCCGTGCTCCGCTTCCACCGAGCCGAGCAGCGCTGCGTCGAGGCGTCCCGCGACGAGATCGTTGAACACGCCCTCCTGGCTCTGATACGCGACCACTTCGACGCCGCCCGGCTGCCAGTTTTTCATCGCACAGGTTTCGAACTGGCTGCCGCTCTGCACGCCGACACGCTTGCCGCGCAAGCCGTCCGCGCTCGCCTTCAGCGCCGCGCTTGGCTTCGCGATCAGGCGCGAGCGGAACTGAAAGAGCTTGGTGGAGAACGCGATCTGCTTCATGCGCTTGTCGGTGATCGCCATCGACGACATGATTCCGTCGATCTTGCGCGCCTGAAGCGCGGGAATCATCCCCGAGAATTCGAGCTCGACCCACTGGCAATGCATTGCGATGCGGCGACAGATTTCATCGCCGAGATCGACGTCGAAACCCGCGACGTGGCCGTCGGGCGTTTTAACGTCCATCGGCGGATAACCGGGGTCGATGCCGAGCCGCAACGTATCGGCGTCTTTAGCGTGAACCGGCGCGGCGGCGGCCAGCGCGGCCGCGAACAGGAGAGAGCTGAGTTTGAGCATGGGCGCGAGAGTCCGAAGGTCGAGCGTCGATAGTACGAAGTCAAAACGCTCACAAAAAGACGCACTTTGCTTATCATGATCACTTTTACTGATCGCTCGATATCGTGGAACTCACGCTGACGCAGTTGCGCATGTTCGTCGCCGTCGCGGAATCCGGCAGCCTGCGGGCGGCGGCGCGGCGGCTCGATGTCGCGCAGAGCGGCATCACGCAGCAATTGCGCAGGCTGGAGGCGCAGGCGGGCGGTCCGCTTTTCGAGCGCGATGTGCGCGGCGCGCGTCTCACGGCCATCGGCGAGCGGCTGCGTATGCGCGCGGACCTGATTCTCGGGGAGTGCCGCAAGACGGAAGACGAAATGCGCCAGCTGCGCGGCGAACTGACGGGGCGCGTCTCGCTCGGACTGGCGGCGGAAGCGACGATGCGGCTCTTTCCCGCGCTGCTCGAAAGCTATCGCGAACGCTGTCCGCGCATCGACGTGCATCTGACGAGCGCGACCTCACGCGTACTGACATCGTGGGTTCGCGACGGCAGCCTCGACTTCGCGCTCGCGCTGACCCCGCCGGACGCCGACATCCACGATATGGAAACGATGCGGCTCTTCGATTCCGATGTCGCCGTGATTGCCCGGCGCGGTCATCCGCTCGAACGCGCCCGCACGCTTGCGGATTTGCAGGATGCGCAGTGGGTCAGCACGCGTCAGCGCGGCGGCGGCGCCGCGCACAACAAGCTTTCGATGCTGTTCGATGCAGCGCAACTCGCGCCGCCGCGCATCGCCGCGACGACCGAAGCCGTGTTCGACACGCTGCACTGCATCGCGGCCGGCGACTATCTCGGGCTGGAACCCGCGGGCCTCGCCGGCCATCCGTTTTTCCGCGAGCACGTCGCGGTCGTGCCGATCGTCGAGCAGGCCGCGAGGACGCCGGTCTGCCTGCTGCGGCGCGCGGGCGTGCCGCTCACGCCCGCCGCGCAGGAACTCGCGACGATGGCCGTTTCGTTCGCGCGAATGCTGCCCGCTCAGCGCGACGCGTGACGGGCGCGCGAGCCTTGCGATCCCTTCGACGCAGTGGCCGCACGCGCGCGGCGCGTCGCCCAGCCCTTCTTCGCGGCGGCTGAGCGGTCCGCGGCAGAACGCCGGCTCGCGGCTGCATGCGACTGCCGCGACAGCGCCTTGGGCGACGCCGCCTTCGTGCTCTCGCGTTTCAGCGCGCGCGTCGATGCGGCGGAACGCTTCGCCTTCGACTCGGTGCTCGGGCTCTTCTTCGTGCGATGCGCGGCCTTCGTGTCCTGCGCGGCTTTCTTGCGCGTCGCCTCGGACGCCGTGCCCTTCTTGGGCGACTTCATCTTCACGCCGGAACGACGCGCCTCCGACAGCCCGATCGCGATGGCCTGCTTCGCCGACTTCGCGCCGTGCTTGCCTTCGCGAATGTGATCGATCTGTTCCTTCACGAATGCGCCCGCCTGCGTGCTCGGGGACTTGCCGGCGCGCTTCGCTTTCGTCGCGCGCTCGAGGGTTTGCTTTTCAGGCATGTCGGACCTCCGTATGAAGTGGACCTACGTCGATAAGGCGAGCAACGCACGTGCCCGCATCATCGCTCGGCAAACGTTTGGCCAGCTTGCGACAACGTTTCAAATGCGTAAGCGATGCTTAACAGTCTGCGCCAGAGTCCCGCGACACAAGGCTCCCGGCGATATCGCCGAACTCGCGAATATTTGTGCGAATCGGTTAAAGCATCCCAAAGGTCTGCCGTTAACGCGCTTATCCATAGCACCCGGGTCGCTCTAATTGAGGCCTGTTTTGCCTCTTGTTCTTGCGTTTGGCTGGGGCCGCCGTGGATATGATCGAAACAGGTAAGCACTTCCCCGCTGGCACTGCAAACCCAACCCTCACTCATCAAGGAAGCAACATGCAGAAAGTTCTCAAGGCATTCGTGCGCGACGAACGTGGCGTCAGCGCCATGGAATACGCCATTCTCGCCGGCATCGTCGTGGTCGCGCTGGTGGCCGTCGGTACGGCTTTCAGCACCAACATGCAATCCATCTTCACGAATCTGACCACCAAAGTGAAGAACGCGGCGGGCTAAGCATTCCGAGCCCTCAAGGTCCGGGTCGTCAACGCCCGGACCTCGAACCGCCTTAACCCGAATCGAGCTTATCGTGACCGTACTGTCTCTCGTCATTCGTCTTGCCGTGCTGGGCGCCCTGCTGTGGCTCGCCGTCAGCGACGTGCGCACCCGGCGTCTGCCGACGAGCATCGTCCTCACGATCGGCGCACTGTTTTTCCTCGATGCACTCGTCACCGGCATGTCGCTCGACGATCTCGTCTCGCATCTGCTGCTCGCGGTCATCGTGTTTCTCGTCTGCCTGGTGTTGTTCGTCACGAAAATGCTCGGCGGCGGCGATGCCAAGCTCGCATCCGTCATCTTCCTGTGGGTGGGCTTCGGTCTTTCGCTCGCCACGCTGACACTCGTCTCGGTGATCGGGACCGTGGTGTCGCTCGTGAGTCTCGCCACCCGCAACATGAATCCGTCTCAGCGCTTCGTGCCGCTGCGCGCGCTCGCGATGTTCTCCGCGGCACGCGGCGTTCCGTACGGCGTGGCGCTTGCCTTCGGCGGCGGCCTCGTCATCGTGCTGCCTGCCCTGCTGCACCTCATCCCGACGCGATAGGACGGCGTCCCTATGTCCAATATCATCAAATTTGCCGTACTGCTGGTCGGCGCGCTTCTGATCGCGCTGATCGTGCGTGTGGTGGTCGCGAGCGCGTCGCGCCCGTCGAAGCCCGCCGAGACGAGCGATAAAGTGCTGGTGAGCGCGGCGAACCTGCCGCAGGGTCTGTTGCTGCGCGACGAGGATCTCGCCTGGAAGGAGATTCCGAAAGCGCAAGTGCCGCCGAACGCCATCGTCGCGGGCGTGGCGGAAGCGCCGGACCTCAAGGGCGCGCTGCTGCGCCATCCCGTCACGAGCGGCACCGTGCTCGTCTCCGACGACGTCTTTCTGCCGAGCGCCCCCGGCTTCCTCGCCGCCACGCTCAAGCCCGACATGCGCGCGGTCTCGGTCGCCGTCGACGATGTATCCGGCAACGCCGGCCTGATCCAGCCGGGCGATTATGTCGACCTGCTGCTCACCCAGCAGATGGACCGCCGCACCGATTCCCCCGAACTCGCCGTGTCGAGCGAAACGGTGGTCGAGCACGTGCGTGTGCTCGCCGTCGGCTCCGAAATCAAGCGGCCCAATAACAGCGGCGGCGACGCCGATGTCGCCGTAGTGCGCGCCCGCACCGTGACGCTCGAAGTCACGCCGCGCATGGGCGAAGTCGTCGCGGTCGCGGCGCGGCTCGGCAGCCTGTCGCTGGCGCTGCGCAGCTTCGCGACCGTCAGCCGCGATCCGGCAGCGCCCATGGGCGCATCGGCGCCCGAGCGCAAGCCCATCTGGGCCGGCGACATTTCACGCGCCGTGCGCGATCTGCCGCGCGCGCATCCGGTTCAGACCGGCGCGCCAAGCGCCGCGCCCGCGATGCCGCGCGTCGTGACCATTTACCGCGGTTCCGAGAAGTCGGATACGTCGAGCGTCGCGCAGGCGGGCGCGCCGGCCCAGGGCGTTCCGCCGCTGCCCTCCGTGCCCGCGGAGCGTTGACCCCGTGCCCAAGTTCGAACGCGCGCCATCGCCAGGATTCACATTCATGAAAACGCAGTTCAGTTGGAGCCGTATCGCGGGTCGTATGCCGGGTCGTATCCCGGGTGGTATCGCGGCGCTCGTCGCATGCGCCGCCGCTCACGCCGCGCCGCCCGCGAAGATGCCGCCGCATGCCGGCGCGGCCTCGCCCGTTCATGCGACGAACGCAGCGAACGCAGCCAATGCCGCGATGCTTCCCGCCGCGCCGCAAAGCCCGCTCGTGCTCGATGCCGGCAAGGGCACGATGTTGCAGCTCAACGAAAACGTCGTGTCGGTGTTCGTCGCCGATCCGGCCGTCGCCGACGTACACGTGCCTTCGCCCCGCGCGGTGTTCGTGCTCGGCAAGAAAACCGGCTCGACGACGCTCTACGTGCTCGGCGCCAACAACCGCCCGCTCGTGCAGCGCACCATAGTCATTTCGCGCGACATGATCACGCTGCGCAGCATGCTCGCAGCGCGCTTCCCGAATACGAACGTGCAGGTCGCCACGGGCCAGGGCACGCTGATGCTGAGCGGCCAGGCGTCGAGTTCGGCGGACGCCGACGCTATCGTGCAGGCGGTCACGCCCTATCTCGCCGAGAAGGAAGTGCTCGTCAACCGCATGACGATCGACCGCCCGCTGCAAGTGCAGTTGCGCGTGCGCATCACGGAAGTGGATCGCAACGTCACGCAGCAGCTCGGCATCAACTGGCAGGCGATGGGTAACGCGGTCGGCAACTTCTATAGCGGCATCTTCAGCGGCCGCGCGATCTACAACCTGAATCAGCCGATCACGGGCGCGAACGGCGCCGTGACCTATCCGGTCAACCTGCCGACCAACAACGCCTATTCGATTTTCGGCGCCTTCAAGACGAATAACGTCGACATTCGCGCCCTCGTCGATGCGCTGAACCAGGAAGGCCTGCTCACGGTGCTCGCCGAGCCGAATCTCGTCGCGCTGTCGGGCCAGACGGCGAGCTTTCTCGCGGGCGGCGAGTTCCCGATTCCGGTCTCGCAGACCAACGGCGCGATCACGGTCGAGTTCAAGCAGTTCGGCGTCAAGCTCGATTTCACGCCGACCGTGATGAACGATCGCCGCATCAGCCTGAAGGTGCGCCCGGAAGTCAGCCAGATCGATACGACCGCGAGCGTCACGACCGGCGGCGTCACGGTGCCGGGCCTGTCGGTGCGCCGCGCGGATACGACCGTCGAACTCGCGAGCGGCCAGAGCTTCGCGATCGGCGGCCTCTTGCAAAGCAATACCAGCGACGTCGTTTCGCAGGTGCCGGGACTGGGCTCGATTCCGGTGCTCGGCAAGCTGTTCTCGTCGACGAACTACCAGAACAACAAAACGGAGCTCGTGATCATGGTTACGCCGTATCTGGTCGAACCGACCGATCCGTCGAAACTGCGCACGCCGCTCGATTCGCTGATCTCGCCGTCGAGCGATGTCGAATACAGCTTCCGGCGCCAGAACGGCGGCGCGCCGCCTGAGGCCGGACAGCCGCGTCTCGTCGGCGCGGCCGGCTACGTTTATTGAGCCCGTCATGAAACACACTCGACTGCTTTCGCTTCTCACAGCCGGCCTGTTCGCCGTGGCCGCCAGCGGCTGCTTCAAGCCGCCGCGCAACATGCCGAACGAAACGACGATCGGCTTCGACGGCATCTCCGCCGTGCCGCCCGACTGCGACAAGCTCGCGCGCCCGTCGCTTTTGACGGACGCGGGCATTCGCCGGCCGAGCATGCAATGGGGCTGCGCCACCTACACCAATCTGGCCGCGCAGCTCGCGCGTCCCGAAGACGCCGTGCATCCGCAGACGCTCGGCCCGGCGAACGCGGCGGTCGCGGCAAGCGCGGTGCGGCGCTACGAGACCGGCCACGTGATCCCGCTCGACCGATCGACCTCGCGCGACAGCAAGTGATGCAACGCGCCACAGCCAGAGTCACACAAGGCCAGCCATGAGCACAGAGTTCTCGTTTTCGAAGCCCAAGTCCGGCACGCGCAACGCCGAC
This portion of the Caballeronia insecticola genome encodes:
- a CDS encoding transporter substrate-binding domain-containing protein — translated: MLKLSSLLFAAALAAAAPVHAKDADTLRLGIDPGYPPMDVKTPDGHVAGFDVDLGDEICRRIAMHCQWVELEFSGMIPALQARKIDGIMSSMAITDKRMKQIAFSTKLFQFRSRLIAKPSAALKASADGLRGKRVGVQSGSQFETCAMKNWQPGGVEVVAYQSQEGVFNDLVAGRLDAALLGSVEAEHGFLKTSRGTGFAFVGEPLSMGDHGVGMGLRQDDTQLKSKVDKAVKDMRADGTYQKIARKYFDFDVYGE
- a CDS encoding A24 family peptidase, which produces MTVLSLVIRLAVLGALLWLAVSDVRTRRLPTSIVLTIGALFFLDALVTGMSLDDLVSHLLLAVIVFLVCLVLFVTKMLGGGDAKLASVIFLWVGFGLSLATLTLVSVIGTVVSLVSLATRNMNPSQRFVPLRALAMFSAARGVPYGVALAFGGGLVIVLPALLHLIPTR
- a CDS encoding DUF6496 domain-containing protein, which gives rise to MPEKQTLERATKAKRAGKSPSTQAGAFVKEQIDHIREGKHGAKSAKQAIAIGLSEARRSGVKMKSPKKGTASEATRKKAAQDTKAAHRTKKSPSTESKAKRSAASTRALKRESTKAASPKALSRQSHAAASRRSAADRSAAAKKGWATRRARAATASKGSQGSRARHASR
- the cpaB gene encoding Flp pilus assembly protein CpaB; the protein is MSNIIKFAVLLVGALLIALIVRVVVASASRPSKPAETSDKVLVSAANLPQGLLLRDEDLAWKEIPKAQVPPNAIVAGVAEAPDLKGALLRHPVTSGTVLVSDDVFLPSAPGFLAATLKPDMRAVSVAVDDVSGNAGLIQPGDYVDLLLTQQMDRRTDSPELAVSSETVVEHVRVLAVGSEIKRPNNSGGDADVAVVRARTVTLEVTPRMGEVVAVAARLGSLSLALRSFATVSRDPAAPMGASAPERKPIWAGDISRAVRDLPRAHPVQTGAPSAAPAMPRVVTIYRGSEKSDTSSVAQAGAPAQGVPPLPSVPAER
- a CDS encoding succinylglutamate desuccinylase/aspartoacylase family protein; this encodes MLTQRHSLVSTTLGTSRELVSFHFGNAGNAHAGREKVYVQASLHADETPAMLTAWTLKQRLAALEAEGRMRGEVVLVPVANPIGLSQHVLGQFLGRFEANSGHNFNRNFPLPSAAALIERAGGRFSSADAAHNARVLRAALVELLGETTAKNEFESLRLTLLTLASAADVVLDLHCSLEATMHIYTSPASWPAIEPLARHLHANGVLLASDSGGQSFDEVHALLWNEVRGRLGDGIPLGAPNIAATIEHRGQRDVDYDTAAHDADAIVEYLIARGVIDGNAQDAPPLAQPATPLAGSQQLTAPVSGIVVYRAKVGARLKAGDAVFDIVDPLTDAVTTVTTSNDGVFYMRRAIRFVYAGAPMGRVTGETPIRSGVLIGA
- a CDS encoding CpaD family pilus assembly lipoprotein; translated protein: MKHTRLLSLLTAGLFAVAASGCFKPPRNMPNETTIGFDGISAVPPDCDKLARPSLLTDAGIRRPSMQWGCATYTNLAAQLARPEDAVHPQTLGPANAAVAASAVRRYETGHVIPLDRSTSRDSK
- a CDS encoding tartrate dehydrogenase, giving the protein MTRNAYRIAVIPGDGIGREVMPEALRALDAVSKRFGIALEYTHIEWASCDYYAKHGQMMPDDWKAQLQNADAILFGAVGWPQTVPDHISLWGSLLKFRREFDQYINLRPARLFDGVPSPLANRRAGDIDFMIVRENTEGEYSSVGGVMFEGTEREFVSQTSIFTRHGAERVLKFAFDLAQRRKKTLTVATKSNGISISMPWWDARAAEIAQQYPDIEWDKQHIDILCARFVLNPDRFDVVVATNLFGDILSDLGPACTGTIGIAPSANMNPERNFPSLFEPVHGSAPDIAGKGIANPIAMIWSAAMMLDFLGERAAHDAMLAAIESVLKEGPHTGDLGGRANTAEVGEAIARRLA
- a CDS encoding Flp family type IVb pilin, with the protein product MQKVLKAFVRDERGVSAMEYAILAGIVVVALVAVGTAFSTNMQSIFTNLTTKVKNAAG
- a CDS encoding LysR family transcriptional regulator, whose translation is MELTLTQLRMFVAVAESGSLRAAARRLDVAQSGITQQLRRLEAQAGGPLFERDVRGARLTAIGERLRMRADLILGECRKTEDEMRQLRGELTGRVSLGLAAEATMRLFPALLESYRERCPRIDVHLTSATSRVLTSWVRDGSLDFALALTPPDADIHDMETMRLFDSDVAVIARRGHPLERARTLADLQDAQWVSTRQRGGGAAHNKLSMLFDAAQLAPPRIAATTEAVFDTLHCIAAGDYLGLEPAGLAGHPFFREHVAVVPIVEQAARTPVCLLRRAGVPLTPAAQELATMAVSFARMLPAQRDA
- a CDS encoding alpha/beta fold hydrolase, which codes for MLDFGRHARTPTLDIAYADAGPADGPVVILLHGWPDAARAWNAVAARLNAAGYRTVVPELRGAGGTRFLSADTVRDGSGVALANDAVDLADALGIAKFDVVGHDWGARAAYTIATLFPERVRRMAALALAYQPRGAFELPDFSQARRFWYQWFMSLDGGPDAVAADPKGFARIQWDTWSPPGWFDEAEFATTARAFDNPDWVPITLNAYRRRWRGDQPSDPALADLYARLATVDRIDVPALMIQGGADSCDEPASSEGLEEHFTAGYRRVVIDGAGHFPLREAPNAVADAVIAHLKSA
- a CDS encoding type II and III secretion system protein family protein yields the protein MPPHAGAASPVHATNAANAANAAMLPAAPQSPLVLDAGKGTMLQLNENVVSVFVADPAVADVHVPSPRAVFVLGKKTGSTTLYVLGANNRPLVQRTIVISRDMITLRSMLAARFPNTNVQVATGQGTLMLSGQASSSADADAIVQAVTPYLAEKEVLVNRMTIDRPLQVQLRVRITEVDRNVTQQLGINWQAMGNAVGNFYSGIFSGRAIYNLNQPITGANGAVTYPVNLPTNNAYSIFGAFKTNNVDIRALVDALNQEGLLTVLAEPNLVALSGQTASFLAGGEFPIPVSQTNGAITVEFKQFGVKLDFTPTVMNDRRISLKVRPEVSQIDTTASVTTGGVTVPGLSVRRADTTVELASGQSFAIGGLLQSNTSDVVSQVPGLGSIPVLGKLFSSTNYQNNKTELVIMVTPYLVEPTDPSKLRTPLDSLISPSSDVEYSFRRQNGGAPPEAGQPRLVGAAGYVY